One Rissa tridactyla isolate bRisTri1 chromosome 4, bRisTri1.patW.cur.20221130, whole genome shotgun sequence DNA window includes the following coding sequences:
- the LOC128908838 gene encoding ferritin light chain-like, which yields MAAPVMAEPRSKRPRVTLPACPAHRPLTGSRVRQSFPPAVEEGLCGVTGALLELAYCLQALGEYFHQSHVALPNVSKFFLHQALEERKAAEALMKYQQERGGHYCSKTIQKPNCEYAVGLMKALELAMIQWKTMIRYFEELYALSIENADPHSASTIKKQFIGPKIQKIKMMGDLLTNARRLDCSQDGRNSLGDYFMDRLQKEFRTGIEPESSQHCSPCPPLQQCTGAAEGLKRPQRESSQHRNGIGPIYATIHCTTTLPQCNDGTGAKAKQGREGL from the exons ATGGCGGCTCCCGTCATGGCTGAGCCGCGCTCCAAGCGGCCTCGCGTCACGCTGCCCGCCTGCCCGGCGCACCGCCCGCTGACCGGCAGCCGGGTGAGGCAGAGCTTCCCGCCCGCCGTGGAGGAAGGCCTCTGCGGTGTGACCGGCGCCCTGCTGGAGCTCGCCTACTGCCTGCAGGCGCTG GGTGAATATTTTCATCAGTCGCATGTGGCTCTACCAAATGTTTCCAAGTTCTTCTTGCATCAAGCtctggaagagagaaaagctgcagaggCTTTAATGAAATATCAGCAAGAAAGAGGTGGCCATTACTGTTCTAAAACCATCCAG aAACCAAACTGTGAGTATGCAGTCGGTCTGATGAAAGCCCTGGAATTAGCAATGATACAATGGAAGACTATGATACGATATTTTGAAGAGCTTTATGCCCTGAGTATTGAAAATGCAGACCCTCATAGCGCAAGCACTATCAAGAAACAATTTATCGGGCCCAAAATCCAGAAGATCAAGATGATGGGAGATCTACTGACCAATGCTCGCAGGCTTGACTGTTCCCAAGATGGCAGAAATAGTCTTGGGGATTACTTTATGGACCGGTTGCAGAAAGAGTTCAGAACAGGCATAGAGCCAGAGTCTAGTCAgcactgcagcccctgcccacctctccagcagtgtacaggggctgcagagggtcTGAAGCGACCCCAGAGAGAATCTTCCCAGCACAGAAATGGCATAGGGCCAATATATGCAACCATACACTGCACTACCACGCTGCCACAGTGTAATGATGGGACAGGCGCAAAAgcaaagcagggcagggagggcctTTAA
- the MYOD1 gene encoding myoblast determination protein 1 yields the protein MDLLGPMEMTEGSLCSFTAADDFYDDPCFNTSDMHFFEDLDPRLVHVGGLLKPEEHPHHHGHHHGHPHEEEHVRAPSGHHQAGRCLLWACKACKRKTTNADRRKAATMRERRRLSKVNEAFETLKRCTSTNPNQRLPKVEILRNAIRYIESLQALLREQEDAYYPVLEHYSGESDASSPRSNCSDGMMEYSGPPCSSRRRNSYDSSYYTESPNDPKHGKSSVVSSLDCLSSIVERISTDNSTCPILPPVETVAEGSPCSPPEGASLNDSGAQIPSPTNCTPLPQDNGSSNPIYQVL from the exons atGGATTTACTGGGCCCCATGGAGATGACGGAGGGCTCCCTCTGCTCCTTCACAGCCGCTGATGACTTCTACGATGACCCGTGCTTCAACACGTCGGACATGCACTTCTTCGAGGACCTGGACCCCCGGCTGGTGCACGTGGGGGGCCTGCTGAAGCCTGAGGAGCACCCGCATCACCACGGCCACCACCATGGGCACCCGCACGAGGAGGAGCACGTCCGGGCGCCCAGCGGGCACCACCAGGCCGGCCGCTGCCTGCTGTGGGCCTGCAAGGCTTGCAAGAGGAAGACCACCAATGCTGACCGCCGTAAGGCTGCCACCAtgagggagcggcggcggctcAGCAAGGTCAACGAGGCCTTTGAGACCCTCAAGCGCTGCACTTCCACCAACCCCAACCAGCGCCTGCCCAAGGTGGAGATCCTGCGCAACGCCATCCGCTACATTGAGAGCCTGCAGGCGCTGCTGCGGGAGCAGGAGGACGCTTATTACCCGGTGCTGGAGCACTACAGTGGGGAATCGGATGCCTCCAGCCCCCGCTCCAACTGCTCTGACGGCATG ATGGAGTACAGCGGGCCTCCTTGCAGCTCTCGCAGACGAAACAGCTATGACAGCAGCTACTACACAGAATCACCCAATG aTCCAAAGCATGGCAAGAGTTCTGTTGTTTCCAGCCTCGATTGCCTCTCAAGCATTGTAGAGAGGATTTCCACAGATAACTCCACATGTCCTATACTGCCTCCAGTGGAAACTGTTGCTGAGGGGAGTCCCTGTTCCCCCCCAGAAGGAGCAAGTCTGAATGATAGCGGAGCCCAAATTCCCTCCCCCACCAACTGCACCCCACTTCCCCAAGATAACGGCAGCAGCAACCCCATCTACCAAGTGCTATAA